A single region of the Anoplolepis gracilipes chromosome 1, ASM4749672v1, whole genome shotgun sequence genome encodes:
- the LOC140669893 gene encoding histone-lysine N-methyltransferase SETMAR-like, whose translation MEIKKEKIRYILQYHYDQGEKAEQATKKNCTVYEPNTVSNATAKRWFQRFRSGNMDVEDEARFGRPIIENVDKIMEIVESDRHVSTYSIARELKISQKTVWNHLHKAGLKKKLDVWMPHELTQKNLLDRIDACDSLLKRNEIDPFLKRIVTGDEKWVTYENKSRKRSWSNRGEPAQTIAKPGSTAKKILLCIWWDWKEIIHYELLPSGQTRNSDLYCQQLTRLKQAIDLKRPELANRKGVVFHQDNARPHTSLTTRQKLRELGWEVLLHPP comes from the coding sequence atggagataaaaaaagagaaaattcggTACATTCTTCAGTACCACTACGACCAAGGTGAAAAGGCGGAGCAGGCgaccaaaaaaaattgtactgtTTATGAACCCAATACAGTATCGAATGCAACAGCAAAGCGATGGTTCCAACGATTCCGTTCTGGTAATATGGACGTCGAAGACGAGGCACGCTTTGGTAGACCAATCATCGAAAATGTCGATAAAATCATGGAAATCGTCGAGTCGGACCGGCATGTGAGCACTTATTCCATTGCCCGGGAACTGAAGATTAGCCAGAAAACCGTTTGGAACCATTTGCATAAGGCTGGTCTCAAGAAGAAGCTCGATGTATGGATGCCACACGAATTGACGCAAAAGAACCTTTTGGACCGAATTGATGCCTGCGATTCTTTGCTGAAACGTAACGAAATCGACCCATTTTTGAAGCGGATTGTAACTGGCGATGAAAAATGGGTCACATACGAGAACAAAAGCCGAAAAAGATCGTGGTCCAATCGCGGTGAGCCAGCCCAAACGATCGCCAAGCCCGGATCAACGGCCAAAAAGATTTTGCTGTGTATTTGGTGGGATTGGAAGGAAATCATCCATTATGAGCTGCTCCCATCGGGCCAAACACGCAATTCTGACCTCTACTGTCAACAACTGACCAGATTGAAGCAGGCGATCGACCTGAAGCGGCCAGAATTGGCCAATAGGAAGGGTGTTGTGTTCCATCAAGACAATGCCAGGCCGCACACATCTTTAACGACGCGCCAGAAGCTCCGAGAGCTTGGATGGGAGGTTCTATTGCACCCGCCGTAG